Proteins encoded in a region of the Ralstonia pseudosolanacearum genome:
- a CDS encoding P-II family nitrogen regulator, producing the protein MKLIMAIIKPFKLDEVREALSQVGVSGITVTEVKGFGRQKGHTELYRGAEYIVDFLPKVKIEVAVPDDVLERAVEAIEKSARTGKIGDGKIFVTDVEQVIRIRTGETGGDAL; encoded by the coding sequence ATGAAACTCATCATGGCCATCATCAAGCCTTTCAAGCTCGACGAGGTCCGCGAGGCATTGTCCCAGGTGGGCGTGTCGGGTATCACGGTGACCGAGGTCAAGGGCTTTGGGCGCCAGAAGGGCCACACGGAGCTGTACCGCGGCGCCGAGTACATCGTCGACTTCCTACCTAAAGTGAAGATCGAAGTGGCCGTACCCGACGACGTGCTCGAGCGCGCCGTCGAGGCGATCGAGAAATCCGCGCGCACCGGCAAGATCGGCGATGGCAAGATCTTCGTGACCGACGTCGAGCAGGTCATCCGCATTCGCACCGGCGAGACCGGCGGCGACGCCCTGTAA
- a CDS encoding IS630 family transposase (programmed frameshift) yields MTKMDEATRKRVRAGRLMLAGKTPAEAAKAVGVARQTAYTWKARLNEGGIDALRTMNVGRAAQLDACQLEGLRVALLQGALAHGFGTELWTLKRVRMLIERLYGVTFSEVHVWRLLGALGFSPQKPERRAIERDEDAVQRFKRKTWPAPKKKCAAERRLIVFIDESGLSERPTRVRTWAPKGCTPVIQFHFNWKHVSVIAGLTRTNFVFRLHDGAIKSAQIIEFLKALRAQLKRKLLIVWDGAPQHKSRVVREYLDSTRGAVQMALLPSYSPDLNPVEYLWAWLKRHALANFCPDTLAELKHTARRKLKSGQKRPSIIAACWKQAELW; encoded by the exons ATGACCAAGATGGACGAAGCGACGCGCAAACGGGTACGTGCCGGACGCTTGATGCTTGCGGGCAAGACGCCGGCCGAAGCGGCGAAGGCGGTGGGTGTGGCACGGCAAACCGCGTACACCTGGAAAGCCCGGCTCAACGAAGGTGGCATTGACGCATTGCGGACAATGAACGTAGGTCGTGCAGCCCAACTGGATGCGTGCCAGCTCGAAGGCTTGCGCGTGGCACTGCTGCAAGGTGCGCTGGCGCACGGCTTCGGCACCGAGCTGTGGACCCTCAAGCGCGTGCGCATGCTCATCGAACGACTGTATGGCGTCACCTTCAGCGAGGTGCATGTCTGGCGGCTGCTGGGTGCGTTGGGCTTCAGCCCGCAAAAGCCTGAGCGCCGGGCCATCGAACGCGACGAAGACGCGGTACAGCGCTTCAAGCGCAAGACTTGGCCCGCGC CTAAAAAAAAGTGTGCCGCCGAGCGACGGCTAATCGTCTTCATTGACGAGTCGGGCCTGTCGGAGCGGCCCACGCGCGTGCGCACCTGGGCGCCCAAGGGCTGCACGCCGGTCATCCAGTTCCACTTCAACTGGAAGCACGTCTCGGTCATCGCCGGCCTCACGCGCACGAACTTCGTGTTTCGACTGCACGACGGCGCGATCAAGAGTGCGCAGATCATCGAGTTCCTCAAGGCGCTGCGTGCGCAGCTCAAGCGCAAGTTGCTGATCGTGTGGGACGGCGCGCCACAGCACAAGAGCCGCGTTGTGCGCGAGTACCTCGACAGTACGCGAGGCGCCGTACAGATGGCGCTGCTGCCCAGCTATTCCCCAGACCTCAACCCGGTCGAATACCTGTGGGCCTGGCTCAAGCGGCACGCGTTGGCCAACTTCTGTCCCGATACCCTCGCCGAACTCAAACACACCGCCCGCCGCAAGCTCAAGAGCGGCCAGAAACGCCCATCGATCATCGCCGCGTGCTGGAAGCAGGCTGAGTTGTGGTGA
- a CDS encoding tyrosinase family protein — MVVRRTVLKAIAGTSVATVFAGKLTGLSAVAADAAPLRVRRNLHGMKMDDPDLSAYREFVGIMKGKDQTQSLSWLGFSKQHGSLSGGFKYCPHGDWYFLPWHRGFVLMYERAVAALTGHQTFAMPYWNWTEDRLLPEAFTAKQYNGKTNPLYVHNRNELTGSYALTDAIVGQKEVMDKIYAETNFEAFGTSRSVDRSVQPPLVQNSLDPKWVPMGGGNQGILERTPHNTVHNNIGAFMPTAASPRDPVFMMHHGNIDRVWATWNALGRKNSTDPLWLGMKFPDNYIDPQGRYYTQGVSDLLSTEALGYRYDAMPSTDNKVVNNARAEHLLALFKTGDSVKLADHIRLRSVLKKGEHPIATAVEPLNSAVQFEAGTVTGALGADVSTGKTTEVVALIKNIRIPDNVISIRVFVNLPNANLDVPETDPHFVTSLSFLTHAAGHAHHALPSTMVNLTDTLKALNIRDDNFSINLVAVPKPGVAVESSGGVAPESIEVAVI, encoded by the coding sequence ATGGTCGTGCGTAGAACGGTGCTGAAGGCAATCGCCGGGACAAGTGTCGCCACGGTATTCGCGGGCAAGCTGACCGGCCTCTCCGCTGTTGCGGCCGATGCCGCCCCGCTGCGCGTGCGGCGCAACCTGCATGGCATGAAGATGGACGACCCGGACCTGTCGGCCTATCGCGAGTTCGTCGGCATCATGAAAGGCAAGGACCAGACGCAGTCGCTGAGCTGGCTCGGCTTTTCCAAGCAGCACGGTTCGCTCAGCGGCGGCTTCAAGTACTGCCCGCACGGCGACTGGTACTTCCTGCCCTGGCACCGCGGCTTCGTGCTGATGTACGAACGCGCCGTGGCCGCGCTCACCGGTCACCAGACATTCGCCATGCCCTACTGGAACTGGACCGAAGACCGCCTGCTGCCCGAAGCCTTCACCGCCAAGCAGTACAACGGCAAGACGAACCCGCTCTATGTGCACAACCGGAATGAGCTGACCGGCTCCTACGCGCTCACCGACGCCATCGTCGGCCAGAAGGAGGTCATGGACAAGATCTACGCCGAAACCAACTTCGAAGCCTTCGGCACCAGCCGCTCGGTCGACCGCTCGGTCCAGCCGCCGCTGGTACAGAACAGCCTCGACCCCAAATGGGTGCCGATGGGCGGCGGCAACCAGGGCATCCTGGAGCGCACGCCGCACAACACCGTCCACAACAACATCGGCGCCTTCATGCCCACCGCCGCCTCGCCGCGCGATCCGGTGTTCATGATGCACCACGGCAATATCGACCGGGTCTGGGCCACCTGGAACGCGCTGGGCCGCAAGAACTCGACCGACCCGCTGTGGCTGGGCATGAAGTTCCCCGACAACTACATCGATCCGCAAGGCCGGTACTACACGCAAGGCGTGAGCGACCTGCTGAGCACCGAGGCGCTGGGCTACCGCTATGACGCCATGCCGAGCACCGACAACAAGGTGGTGAACAACGCCCGTGCCGAGCATCTGCTGGCCCTGTTCAAGACCGGCGACAGCGTCAAGCTGGCCGATCACATCCGGCTGCGCAGCGTACTGAAGAAGGGGGAACATCCGATTGCCACGGCGGTCGAACCGCTCAACAGCGCCGTCCAGTTCGAGGCCGGCACCGTGACGGGTGCCCTGGGTGCCGACGTCAGCACCGGCAAGACCACCGAAGTCGTGGCCCTGATCAAGAACATCAGGATCCCCGACAACGTGATCAGCATCCGGGTCTTCGTCAACCTGCCGAATGCCAACCTCGATGTGCCGGAAACCGACCCGCACTTCGTCACCTCGCTCAGCTTCCTGACGCATGCGGCGGGACACGCCCACCATGCTCTGCCGTCGACCATGGTGAACCTGACCGACACGCTGAAGGCGCTCAACATCCGGGACGACAACTTTTCGATCAACCTGGTGGCCGTGCCCAAACCCGGCGTTGCCGTGGAGAGCAGCGGTGGCGTGGCACCCGAGTCGATCGAGGTCGCCGTCATTTGA
- a CDS encoding accessory factor UbiK family protein produces MKPTDLFTDFQNRVSEALRNSPAADIEKNVRAMMAQGFSKLDLVTREEFDVQSQVLARTRARLEELETRVAQLETQLKTSEPAATDR; encoded by the coding sequence ATGAAACCCACCGATCTCTTTACCGACTTCCAGAACCGCGTGTCCGAGGCGCTGCGCAATTCGCCGGCCGCCGACATCGAGAAGAACGTCCGCGCGATGATGGCCCAGGGCTTTTCTAAGCTCGACCTGGTCACCCGTGAGGAATTCGACGTCCAGTCCCAGGTGCTGGCCCGTACGCGCGCCCGGCTGGAAGAGCTGGAAACCCGCGTGGCCCAGCTCGAAACGCAGCTGAAGACGAGCGAACCGGCCGCCACCGACCGCTGA
- a CDS encoding ammonium transporter: protein MKTWFTRFLTAGAVAVALAGAVMSAPATAQDKPAASAPAAEASAPAAAAAASEPAAASAAAAAPAAAAPAAASAPAAATPVPNKGDTAWLLISTAFVILMTLPGLALFYGGLVRKKNMLSVLMQCTGIFSLIMILWAIYGYSVAFTEGNAFFGGLDRLFLKGLTPDSVAATFSKGVVVPEYGYFAFQGAFAAITCALIIGAFAERAKFSAVLVFVVLWFTFAYLPIAHMVWFWPGPDGFTDAKAAEVMTAKGGWLFQKGALDFAGGTVVHINAAVAGLVGAFLFGKRIGFGREALKPHSLTLTMVGASLLWFGWFGFNAGSALEANGSAALAFVNTLLATAAAVLSWSFGEWIGKSKPSMLGAASGAVAGLVAITPAAGFVGPMGAIAMGILAGVLCLWGVNGLKRMLGMDDTLDVFGVHGVGGIMGALLTGVFASPSLGGTGIYDYVANKVADDYSIGGQLWIQLQGVLTTIVWSAVVAFVAYKIVDAIIGLRVPEEEEREGLDITSHGETAYED, encoded by the coding sequence ATGAAAACCTGGTTCACTCGATTTCTGACGGCGGGGGCCGTCGCCGTGGCGCTTGCCGGCGCCGTGATGTCCGCGCCGGCCACGGCTCAGGACAAACCGGCCGCATCCGCTCCGGCCGCCGAGGCATCGGCCCCCGCCGCTGCCGCCGCGGCTTCCGAGCCGGCCGCTGCATCGGCCGCTGCTGCCGCTCCGGCTGCCGCCGCACCTGCGGCCGCATCGGCGCCGGCGGCTGCCACGCCGGTGCCCAACAAGGGCGACACGGCGTGGTTGCTGATCTCGACCGCCTTCGTGATTCTGATGACGTTGCCGGGCCTGGCGCTGTTCTACGGCGGCCTGGTGCGCAAGAAGAACATGCTGTCGGTCCTGATGCAATGTACCGGCATCTTCTCGCTCATCATGATCCTGTGGGCCATCTACGGCTACAGCGTCGCCTTCACCGAGGGCAATGCCTTCTTCGGCGGGCTCGACCGGCTGTTCCTGAAGGGCCTGACGCCGGATTCGGTTGCCGCTACGTTCAGCAAGGGCGTGGTGGTGCCGGAGTATGGGTACTTCGCCTTCCAGGGCGCATTTGCCGCGATCACCTGCGCGCTGATTATCGGTGCCTTCGCCGAGCGCGCCAAGTTCTCGGCCGTGCTGGTCTTCGTGGTGCTGTGGTTCACCTTCGCCTACCTGCCGATTGCCCACATGGTCTGGTTCTGGCCGGGTCCGGACGGCTTCACCGACGCCAAGGCGGCCGAAGTGATGACGGCCAAGGGCGGCTGGCTGTTCCAGAAGGGCGCGCTGGATTTCGCCGGCGGCACCGTGGTACACATCAACGCCGCCGTGGCGGGCCTGGTGGGTGCCTTCCTGTTCGGCAAGCGGATCGGCTTCGGTCGCGAAGCGCTCAAGCCGCATAGCCTGACGCTGACCATGGTCGGTGCCTCGCTGCTGTGGTTCGGCTGGTTCGGTTTCAACGCCGGTTCGGCCCTGGAAGCCAACGGCAGCGCTGCGCTGGCCTTCGTCAACACGTTGCTCGCCACCGCCGCCGCCGTGCTGTCGTGGAGCTTCGGCGAGTGGATCGGCAAGAGCAAGCCGTCGATGCTGGGCGCCGCGTCGGGTGCCGTCGCCGGCCTGGTGGCGATCACCCCGGCAGCCGGCTTCGTCGGCCCGATGGGCGCCATCGCGATGGGCATCCTTGCCGGCGTGCTGTGCCTGTGGGGCGTCAATGGCCTCAAGCGCATGCTGGGCATGGACGACACGCTGGACGTGTTCGGCGTGCACGGCGTGGGCGGCATCATGGGCGCGCTGCTGACCGGCGTGTTCGCCTCGCCGAGCCTGGGCGGCACCGGCATCTACGACTATGTCGCCAACAAGGTGGCCGACGACTACTCGATCGGCGGCCAACTGTGGATTCAGCTGCAGGGCGTGCTGACCACCATCGTGTGGTCCGCGGTGGTGGCGTTCGTTGCCTACAAGATCGTGGACGCGATCATCGGTCTGCGCGTGCCGGAAGAAGAGGAGCGCGAAGGTCTGGACATCACGTCCCACGGCGAAACCGCTTACGAAGACTGA
- a CDS encoding YifB family Mg chelatase-like AAA ATPase: MSLAVLRSRALAGIDAPAVSVEVHLANGLPSFTIVGLPDTEVKESKDRVRAAIQNSRLEFPTRRITVNLAPADLPKESGRFDLPIALGILAASRQIPHTHLDAHEFAGELSLSGDLRPIRGALAMAYALSRQPGPPDGDAPRPRAFVLPAENAAEAALVSGTRVLPARTLIEVCDHLSTPDRKLAPAVPAPIGASVCYPDLADVRGQPQARRALEVAAAGGHSMLMIGPPGTGKSMLAQRFPGLLPDMSDDEALSAAAVMSLTTRGFDAQRWKVRPFRAPHHTASAVAMVGGGNTPRPGEISLAHQGVLFLDELPEFERRVLEVLREPLETGHITISRAAHQTDFPASFQLIAAMNPCPCGYRGHPLRACRCTPDQVERYQARLSGPLLDRIDVQIEVPTPSQEELLDGPPGEPTAAVAARVAAAHALQQARQGKRNALLAGHEIDLHCTRTDAADSLLRQAMTRFSWSARAYARVLKLARTIADLTGDAAVDTAHVGEAIQYRRGVKAD; the protein is encoded by the coding sequence ATGAGTCTTGCCGTCCTGCGTTCGCGGGCGCTGGCCGGCATCGACGCGCCGGCGGTATCGGTGGAGGTGCACCTGGCCAACGGGCTGCCATCCTTCACCATCGTCGGTCTGCCGGACACGGAGGTGAAGGAAAGCAAGGACCGCGTGCGCGCGGCCATCCAGAACAGCCGCCTCGAGTTTCCCACGCGGCGCATCACCGTCAACCTGGCGCCGGCCGATCTGCCGAAAGAGTCGGGCCGCTTCGACCTGCCGATCGCCCTGGGCATCCTCGCCGCCAGCCGGCAAATCCCCCACACGCACCTGGACGCGCACGAATTTGCGGGAGAGCTGTCGCTGTCGGGCGACCTGCGGCCGATCCGTGGCGCGCTGGCCATGGCGTATGCGCTGTCGCGCCAGCCGGGGCCGCCCGATGGCGACGCGCCGCGCCCTCGCGCCTTTGTCCTGCCCGCCGAGAATGCCGCCGAGGCGGCGCTGGTCAGCGGCACCCGGGTGCTGCCGGCGCGCACGCTGATCGAGGTCTGCGACCATCTGTCCACGCCCGACCGCAAGCTGGCGCCCGCCGTGCCCGCCCCCATCGGCGCCAGCGTCTGCTATCCCGACCTGGCCGACGTACGCGGCCAGCCGCAGGCGCGCCGCGCCCTGGAAGTGGCGGCGGCCGGTGGCCATTCGATGCTGATGATCGGTCCGCCCGGCACCGGCAAATCCATGCTGGCCCAGCGCTTTCCCGGCCTGCTGCCCGACATGAGCGACGATGAGGCGCTCTCCGCCGCCGCGGTGATGAGCCTGACCACACGCGGCTTCGATGCGCAGCGCTGGAAGGTGCGTCCGTTCCGCGCGCCGCATCACACGGCGTCGGCGGTGGCGATGGTGGGAGGCGGCAACACACCGCGGCCGGGCGAGATTTCGCTGGCGCATCAGGGCGTCCTGTTCCTCGATGAATTGCCCGAATTCGAGCGCCGCGTGCTGGAGGTCCTGCGGGAGCCGCTTGAAACCGGCCACATCACCATCTCCCGCGCGGCGCACCAGACGGACTTTCCCGCCAGTTTCCAGCTGATCGCGGCCATGAATCCGTGCCCGTGCGGCTATCGCGGGCATCCATTGCGCGCGTGCCGGTGCACGCCGGACCAGGTGGAACGCTATCAGGCCCGCCTCTCCGGCCCGCTGCTCGATCGCATCGACGTGCAGATCGAGGTGCCAACGCCATCGCAGGAGGAATTGCTCGATGGCCCGCCCGGCGAGCCGACCGCCGCCGTGGCCGCGCGCGTGGCGGCGGCACATGCACTGCAGCAGGCGCGCCAGGGCAAACGCAACGCGCTGCTGGCCGGGCACGAGATCGATCTGCATTGCACGCGCACCGACGCTGCCGACAGCCTGCTGCGCCAGGCGATGACGCGCTTCTCGTGGTCAGCCCGCGCTTATGCGCGCGTGCTCAAGCTCGCCCGCACCATCGCCGACCTGACGGGCGACGCGGCTGTCGATACGGCGCACGTTGGCGAAGCCATCCAGTACCGGCGCGGCGTGAAAGCGGACTGA
- a CDS encoding signal peptidase — translation MPMFHTARRWFFLALFAAPPAAWAAGDMSSSPLFQALTSEQPIVVCRQFPAEQIERLKAGDKQLVFVVEHYQPPRNASAGLYVTAPNHTGRSAATARIGIYPDQPSTVQQRFLLHPSEYAGAVQADRICLSVGFYRETELPRGGKASVGLDLADTPR, via the coding sequence ATGCCGATGTTCCATACCGCCCGCCGCTGGTTCTTCCTGGCACTCTTTGCCGCGCCGCCCGCCGCATGGGCGGCAGGAGACATGTCCTCGTCGCCCCTCTTTCAAGCGCTGACATCGGAACAGCCCATCGTGGTCTGCCGGCAGTTTCCCGCCGAACAGATCGAGCGGCTCAAGGCCGGCGACAAGCAGCTCGTGTTCGTCGTCGAGCATTACCAGCCGCCGCGCAACGCCAGTGCCGGCCTGTACGTCACCGCACCCAACCACACCGGCCGGAGTGCCGCGACCGCGCGGATCGGGATCTACCCCGACCAGCCTTCAACCGTGCAGCAACGCTTCCTGCTGCACCCGAGCGAATACGCCGGCGCCGTGCAGGCCGACCGCATCTGCCTCAGTGTCGGTTTCTACCGCGAAACCGAGCTCCCGCGCGGCGGCAAGGCCAGCGTCGGCCTCGACCTCGCCGATACGCCGCGCTGA
- a CDS encoding DUF1269 domain-containing protein codes for MRHRLYFLLPDVASARRVMNDLLLARITERHIHFVAREGADLTGLHEANLLQTSDIVHATQNGLVIGGGAGIIAGVVAALFPVIGEGPQWGMIGITTVLGALFGAWASSMIGSSVPNSRLKPFKKAVEEEGQLLLMVDVPRSRVSELRALLQQTHPEGHFSGEERAMPAFP; via the coding sequence ATGCGACATCGCCTCTACTTTCTGCTGCCGGACGTGGCGAGCGCCCGGCGCGTCATGAACGACCTGCTGCTGGCGCGCATCACCGAGCGCCATATCCACTTCGTCGCGCGCGAGGGCGCCGACCTCACCGGCCTGCACGAGGCCAACCTGCTGCAAACCTCCGACATCGTCCATGCCACGCAGAACGGCCTGGTGATCGGCGGCGGCGCAGGCATCATCGCCGGGGTGGTGGCGGCGCTGTTCCCGGTGATCGGCGAAGGGCCCCAGTGGGGCATGATTGGCATCACGACCGTGCTAGGCGCGCTGTTCGGCGCGTGGGCATCGAGCATGATCGGCAGTTCGGTCCCGAACAGCCGGCTCAAACCCTTCAAGAAAGCGGTGGAGGAAGAGGGGCAGCTCCTGCTGATGGTTGATGTGCCGCGCTCGCGCGTGAGCGAGCTCCGCGCGCTGCTGCAGCAGACGCACCCGGAAGGCCATTTCAGCGGCGAAGAACGTGCCATGCCGGCCTTCCCCTGA
- a CDS encoding O-acetyl-ADP-ribose deacetylase: protein MPIPTVTLRALRADITALACDAIVNAANSALLGGGGVDGAIHRAAGPELLEACRALHGCRTGQAKITPGFLLPARYVIHTVGPIWRGGRQDEAALLAACYRNSLALAKQHDVRTIAFPCISTGVYGFPPQLAAPIAVRTVREHGADLDDIVFCCFSAADLALYETALNEAR, encoded by the coding sequence ATGCCGATCCCTACCGTCACCCTGCGCGCACTGCGCGCCGACATCACCGCCCTGGCGTGCGACGCCATCGTCAACGCAGCCAACAGTGCCCTGCTGGGCGGCGGGGGCGTGGACGGCGCCATCCACCGCGCCGCCGGACCGGAACTGCTGGAGGCCTGCCGTGCCCTGCACGGCTGCCGCACCGGCCAGGCCAAGATCACACCGGGCTTCCTGCTGCCCGCGCGCTACGTCATCCACACGGTCGGCCCCATCTGGCGCGGCGGCCGGCAGGACGAAGCGGCCCTGCTGGCGGCCTGTTACCGCAACAGCCTCGCGCTTGCCAAGCAGCATGACGTGCGCACCATCGCCTTTCCGTGCATCAGCACGGGCGTCTACGGCTTTCCGCCGCAACTGGCCGCGCCGATCGCCGTGCGCACGGTGCGGGAGCACGGCGCCGATCTGGACGACATCGTGTTCTGCTGCTTCTCCGCAGCCGACCTGGCGCTATACGAGACGGCACTGAACGAGGCGAGGTGA
- a CDS encoding sigma-54-dependent transcriptional regulator — protein MSEGLNVLFIEDDPPVRQATAQSLELAGFQVQAYASAEEAVGRIDADFYGVVVSDLRLPGASGLDVLAHCQSFATGIPVVLVTGHGDITMAVQAMRDGAFDFIEKPFPAERLTETVRRAVERRALELENRALRRELAGPAAGTRIIGRSQAMASVRALIDNVAATDAPVLINGETGTGKELVARSLHTLSPRHDKPFIALNCGAVPEQIFESEMFGHEAGAFTGAGKRRIGKIEHASGGTLFLDEIESMPLALQVKLLRVLQEGMLERLGSNASVRIDVRIVAAAKGDMEALIEAGGFRRDLYYRLNVVAIDLPPLRERREDIIPLFEHFLLEAAVRYQRPLPMLSERQRHELMQSNWPGNVRELRNAADRLVLGVGRTPVVSDAAEDGMPLKERVERYERTVIAETLARTGGSVHQAADILQVGRATLYDKIKRYGL, from the coding sequence ATGTCCGAAGGCTTGAACGTTCTCTTCATCGAAGACGATCCGCCCGTCCGCCAGGCCACCGCGCAGAGCCTGGAGCTTGCCGGCTTCCAGGTCCAGGCCTACGCCAGCGCCGAGGAGGCGGTCGGCCGGATCGACGCCGATTTCTACGGTGTGGTCGTCAGCGACCTGCGCCTGCCGGGCGCCAGCGGGCTCGACGTGCTGGCGCATTGCCAGTCGTTCGCCACCGGCATTCCGGTGGTGCTCGTGACCGGCCACGGCGATATCACGATGGCCGTGCAGGCGATGCGCGACGGCGCGTTCGATTTCATCGAGAAGCCGTTCCCCGCCGAGCGCCTGACCGAGACCGTGCGCCGCGCCGTCGAGCGTCGCGCGCTGGAGCTGGAAAACCGCGCCCTGCGCCGCGAGCTGGCGGGGCCGGCGGCGGGCACGCGCATCATCGGCCGCTCCCAGGCGATGGCCTCGGTGCGCGCGCTGATCGACAACGTGGCCGCTACCGACGCGCCGGTGCTCATCAACGGCGAGACCGGCACCGGCAAGGAGTTGGTCGCGCGCAGCCTGCACACGCTGTCGCCGCGCCACGACAAGCCGTTCATTGCGCTGAACTGCGGCGCGGTGCCCGAGCAGATCTTCGAGAGCGAGATGTTCGGCCATGAGGCCGGTGCCTTCACCGGCGCGGGCAAGCGGCGCATCGGCAAGATCGAGCACGCCTCCGGCGGCACGCTCTTCCTCGACGAGATCGAGAGCATGCCGCTGGCGCTGCAGGTCAAGCTGCTGCGCGTGCTGCAGGAGGGCATGCTCGAGCGCCTGGGCTCCAACGCCTCGGTGCGCATCGACGTGCGCATCGTCGCCGCCGCCAAGGGCGACATGGAGGCGCTGATCGAGGCCGGCGGCTTCCGGCGCGACCTGTACTACCGCCTGAACGTCGTCGCCATCGACCTGCCGCCGCTGCGCGAGCGCCGCGAAGACATCATCCCGCTGTTCGAGCACTTCCTGCTGGAGGCCGCCGTGCGCTATCAGCGTCCGTTGCCGATGCTGTCCGAGCGCCAGCGGCACGAACTGATGCAATCGAACTGGCCCGGCAACGTGCGCGAGCTGCGCAACGCCGCCGACCGCCTGGTGCTGGGCGTCGGCCGCACGCCCGTCGTCTCCGATGCGGCGGAAGACGGCATGCCGCTCAAGGAGCGGGTCGAGCGCTACGAGCGCACGGTGATCGCGGAGACGCTGGCGCGCACCGGCGGCTCCGTCCACCAGGCCGCCGACATCCTGCAGGTCGGGCGCGCGACGCTGTACGACAAGATCAAGCGCTACGGCCTCTGA
- a CDS encoding TorF family putative porin produces MKKFAYAAGLLLLTGAAAGVGQSAFAQTTPAAEAPAAAPAPALTANVTLASQYRYRGIMQSNNKPAIQGGFDYAIPGGLLPEGFYVGNWNSSISWLGDANSSVSAPIEMDFYGGYKTEIAKDVPIDVGVLQYYYPGSYPEGFTRPHTTEGYAQIGYGPVTFKYSHAFSNLFGFADSHHSQYFDLSGNFDTGFWGLTLNLHVGYQDVKHQNPRASYADWKIGVTKDFGSGWTASLAYIDTNASRLAYTNSHGNYMGRATALLSVTKTFQ; encoded by the coding sequence ATGAAGAAGTTCGCTTACGCAGCAGGCCTGTTGCTGCTGACCGGTGCCGCTGCCGGTGTGGGACAAAGCGCATTCGCCCAGACCACGCCCGCCGCCGAAGCGCCGGCCGCCGCTCCGGCGCCCGCGCTGACGGCCAACGTCACGCTGGCCAGCCAGTACCGCTATCGCGGGATCATGCAGTCCAACAACAAGCCGGCGATCCAGGGCGGCTTCGACTACGCGATCCCCGGCGGCCTGCTGCCCGAGGGCTTCTACGTGGGCAACTGGAATTCGTCGATCAGCTGGCTGGGCGATGCCAACTCCAGCGTCTCGGCGCCGATCGAGATGGACTTCTACGGCGGCTACAAGACCGAGATCGCCAAGGACGTGCCGATCGACGTGGGCGTGCTGCAGTACTACTACCCGGGCAGCTACCCCGAGGGCTTCACGCGCCCGCATACCACGGAAGGCTACGCGCAGATCGGCTACGGCCCGGTCACCTTCAAGTACTCGCACGCGTTCTCGAACCTGTTCGGCTTTGCCGATTCGCACCACAGCCAGTACTTCGACCTGTCGGGCAACTTCGACACCGGCTTCTGGGGCCTGACGCTGAACCTGCACGTCGGCTACCAGGACGTGAAGCACCAAAACCCGCGCGCCTCGTACGCCGACTGGAAGATCGGCGTGACGAAGGACTTCGGCAGCGGCTGGACGGCATCGCTCGCTTACATTGACACCAACGCCTCGCGTTTGGCCTATACCAACTCGCACGGCAACTACATGGGCCGCGCGACCGCGCTGCTGTCGGTCACCAAGACTTTCCAATAA
- a CDS encoding TlpA disulfide reductase family protein yields MASSQTSSPDTPPAARARRWLLPVIVLVLAAAGWFGWRAFSPSQQVPAASFTLLDGQKLSTRDLKGKVYLVNFWATSCATCVKEMPNMIQTYNKFKGQGLEFVAVAMSYDPPMYVMNYSQTRQLPFKVAMDADGAAARAFGDVQLTPTTFLVDRDGRILKRYVGEPEWAAFETLLRDTLAKQA; encoded by the coding sequence ATGGCCTCGTCCCAGACCTCCTCTCCGGACACCCCGCCCGCCGCCCGCGCGCGCCGCTGGCTGCTGCCGGTGATCGTACTGGTGCTGGCCGCCGCCGGCTGGTTCGGCTGGCGCGCGTTCTCGCCGTCGCAACAGGTGCCGGCCGCCAGCTTTACGCTGCTCGACGGGCAGAAGCTGTCCACGCGAGACCTCAAGGGCAAGGTGTACCTGGTGAACTTCTGGGCGACCAGTTGCGCCACCTGCGTCAAGGAAATGCCCAACATGATCCAGACGTACAACAAGTTCAAAGGCCAGGGCCTGGAGTTCGTCGCGGTGGCGATGAGCTATGACCCGCCGATGTACGTGATGAACTACAGCCAGACGCGCCAGTTGCCCTTCAAGGTGGCGATGGACGCCGACGGTGCCGCGGCCCGCGCCTTCGGCGACGTGCAGCTCACGCCCACCACCTTCCTGGTCGACCGCGATGGCCGCATCCTCAAGCGCTACGTGGGCGAGCCGGAGTGGGCCGCGTTCGAGACGCTGCTGCGGGACACGCTCGCCAAGCAGGCCTGA